The stretch of DNA TGCCTTTGCGGAACTCTTTAGCGATGTTTGCTTTAACCCAACCCATGGTTGTGACAACGTTGCCGCTGCCTAATCCGACTGGGTGACCATACTTCTCTTTCATGATGGGTATGGCACGAACGGATGTGCCCATGTCTGGTTCGAACGCTGGAATGGCTGTGTCGATGAGCGGTTTAGTGATGCCGCCTTTCTCTGCGAGCGCTAATGCTTCAACGATGACGTTCATTTTGCCTTCAAGAGTTGTGTCTTTTGGATCATCAGCAAGCACAATGGACATCTTGATGCCGCTTTCCTTAAGGTTGGCAAGTTCAGCATCGGTGACGCCCTTGTAGACTGAGTTGTAGAGGCATCTGTCGGTTAAGCCCATCTTCTTTGCCAAGTTTGCAGCTGCCATGCGGGTCTTAGGGCTCATTGCGTCGAGCATGAGTGGTGCATCGGTGTGTTGTGGGACGAAGTCGATGTATTTCTCGAAGGCTGTCTCAGTCGTTCCGACTATGTCAAGAGCGAATGGGACGCCGGTTATGTCGCTTTGGGTTTGGCATGTGTTAATGATTTGTTCTGCAGCCTTTGCATCGAAGATACCTTTGTTTGCGTCCTGAACCATCTTCTGGCCTAGCCAAAAGATAGAGCCAATCAAGAAAGTTGGTAATTCTCCCGGTTGACCGCCTACTTTAACTTTCCCAAGCGTGTAGATTTTCTGTTCTGTGCCGAATTTAAAGGACATTATTCCACTTCTGATGGATTATTTCTTGATCGCTTTCTTTGCGAGCTCTGGAGCTTCTTCCTTGTTCTTGCCGAAGAGTGCACCGAGGGCATCAGCGTCTTCTTTTTTAACGGCTGCGCCGCCCATGATGATGCCGACTTTGTCTTTGAGGCCTGCTGCCTTGAGAAGTTCGTCTAGTTTTGCAAGGTTGTTCTTTGCTGGGACAGTGTTAACTGAGATTGCGATGAGGTTTGCGTTGTTTTCTTTTACTTTGTCGATGAATACTTGTGGAGCAACGCTTTTTCCGACGTCAATGGTTTTGAATCCTGCGCGTTTTAGTGACCGGCGAACTGCTTCTTTCGCTGTGTCATGCATGTCTGGTTCGATGTTGCCGATAACGATTATGCCTAATGGATTCTCTGGTTCTGGTGGTTCTTTTTCCATCATAGATTTAAGCCACGACATTTAAACACCTTTTTTCCTTTTTTATACTCTGGGCTTTTTATACTCGAATTTCATATTTAACCTTTTACCAACAATTCCCACGTAAGCATATTAAGCGTGAAAGTAAATGCCTAAAGTTATTCCCTCGCATGTGTTGCTGTTGTTGCTGTTTGCGTTTGCATTCAGCTACCGTTTGCTTCTTATGCTTTGGGCTGGTTACCCGCCGGGCGCCGATATAGGTTTGCATAACAGCGTGATTCATTCGATTGTTGGCGTGGGAAACGTGGATTTTCTCTATAATTTCTATCATATTGGCGGTGGGGTGTCGCTGACTTTTCCAGGCTACCACATCTTTACTTCAGCAGTAATCTTGATGACTGGGTTACCTGAGTATCTTGCGCAGGCCGCGGTGGTTTCCCTGTTTTCTGCAGTCATAGTGCTCTGTGCTTTCTTGGTCACCAAGAAGGTTTGGACGGCATCGGCGGCGTTGATTGTTGCTTTTTTGGCGGCGATTTCCCGTTTTGACGTAGAGATGCTTATGTGGGCAGGTTACCCCAACGTGTTAACCCTGATGCTTATACCGTTAACCTTCTATCTGTACCTGGAAAAGGACCGCTTCTCTAGTGTGCCCTTTTATGTTTCCACCTCGCTATTGGCAGCTTCGATATTTCTGACTCATTCCTTAAGCGCCGTCATGTTTGTCGGGGTGCTGGCGCCGGTGGTATTACTTGTTCTGCTCTGGCCTAAAACCATGGGGGCCTCTAGGAAAAACATACTTTACCGCTGGATACTGCCCCTTGTTTTCGGCGCAGCCCTGGTTTCGCCGTTCCTGATTCAGGCGGTTCCAACATACCTTCAAGAGTACGGTTCAGCCGAAATAACCAACGCAACCCTAGCCAGCAGAATCCTCCCCTACTGGATAGTGCTGCCTCTTTTCCTCATCGTGGTAGGTTTCTTTGCTTTCTCCGTAAAGTACCAAAAGAAAATCGTGACGCTACCGACATTGCTGTTTGCCATGTGGGTTTTTGTTCCGCTGATCTGCACGCAGGGCTACCTGGTTGGGGCACCGGTTGATTATAATCGTTTCCTCTATTTTCTGATACTGCCTGTTTTGGTGTTCATCGCGGTTCTGATTGACCATGGCTCCGAAACCTTCGCCTATGCCATCGACAAGAACCGAGGCAAAATCAACTTTGAAAGATACAAAATCCGGGTCAACCGACGCTTTGAGGGGATCCAGCGGAAACTGGAGGGGGCATCCAAAAAATTAGCTGTTGCCGCCACCCAAAAGAGGCTGTATAGCTTTTTTATCCTGTTCTTTCTGCTGCTCTCGTTTGTGGCGCTGCCCATCTTTGCAACTCCTTCCCTAAACTTTGGTCAGACACTCCAGAGCTACTACCAAACTATGGATAATCCTAAGTGGGAGGCGATGCAGTGGATTAAGCAGAATACATCGGAGGGTTCGGTGCTTGTGGCTGATGCATTGTATGGCTGGTGGCTAGGCGGGTTTACGCAGCAGCCAACTTTGAGTGCTGTGGAACCAGCGTATCTGACGGTTAAGCGAGAAGTAGATAATGCCACATTTGCCCGAAATCTACTTGACACCGATTATATTGTTGATAATGGTTTGATTCAAGTCAGGGATGACGGTTACCTTTCAAGGCATAATCCAGAGATATTAGTTAAGCAAAACTGGACTTATGCGGATTATTCCTTCTTCACTTTTAGCAGCCAAGATTTCACGGTAGATTACAACGTTGACGGAATACATAATACAAGTTCTGTTAAATTGGTTGATCTCCCAACGAAGGAGACTCGACTTGAGAATTACGGGGATCACTTAGACATAGTTGTTATTCAGGGAAACGAGTTCTTTAACTACACTCGCACAACCACCCTCTATGGTGGATTAGAATTTGTAACTGTTTCCTCAACCCTTCAAGCGATAACTCCAGGGGTAACCTTCGCATCGGTAGATATGACAATTCAAACCACAGGGCTTCAAGTTCAGGCACCCTATGATGACGAAGCGACAATCGGGATAGTGGAGACTGGCACAAAGGATTTCGGTCAGCTGATTTTCAAAACAACACCGTTCTATGCAGATATTGCATATGCAAGTAAGGACTCAGAGGTCGTAAAAGGCGTTAATCTGCATTACCTATTCAATGGAGCTTCAGAAGCCAAAATAGACATTTCAGCTATTGCCTACTCAGCAACCAATGAACAACGCTACTACGACAATGTAGATGAAAGAAATACTTTTTTTTCCCAAAAAATGGCTGAAAACCTTAACGCAGACTTGAAACCGACCATGGCATCTTTTGACGTTTTTGACTACAAAGAGGAACTTAAAAACCGCAGCGTCTCATATGTGGTTCTGTCAGTCAGCCAAGATTCTAACCCTGATAAGACAGAATTAGATATTCAAGCCAAATTCGCTCTCGACCCCCTGTTTAGCCGCGTATTTAATAACCAAGAAGTCGCAATCTTTCAAGTTAACAGACACCTGCAAGGGACAGGGTGAGCACAATAGCGTTGCTTGATGGCTTACAAAACAAGAAGCAAATCGAAGTTGCCTTCATAGCGGTTTTCTCAGTGCTCATCTTCGCCATATTCTACGTGCTCGTATCCATGAACGGCGTGGTTTTAGGCAACGACCCCGCGGTGCATCTGGAGAAAGCCCAGATTTTCCTAAACACAGGCCAAATCTCGCTGGCTAACATCGGCTGGACTCCTCCACTCTACCAGATTGTGCTGGCTATGCTGATTTCCCTAAGCGGTGCCTCAGCGGTTGCTCAGTACATCGTGCTGGTTAGGGTTTTTGCGGTGGTTGTGGATTGGCTGCTGTTTATGGCGGTTTATTTGATGGCTACCAAGTTCTTCGGCAGAAAAGTCGGCGTCGTCGCTTCGGTTCTGCTGTTGATGTCTTTTCCAACTTTCGAGATGAACGCCTTCGGCGGCTACACGACGGTTCTGGCGTTGGCGTTTCTGTTTCTGGTTCTGCTTTACACTCCGTTGGCGGTGAATAAGCTGGGGTATTTGGCGGTGGCGTTTTTTGCGGCGTTTGGGCTGGTGCTTTCGCATCAGTTGGCGGCGTTTTTAGCGGTTTTCATTATGCCGCCGGTGCTGCTGTATATGCTGATTAAGTCAAAGGGCAAAAACCTCAAGGTGGTAATGGCGCTTGCTTTAGGCGGCGGCATAGCGTTTTTCCTCTACTATTTCCAAGCCATGGCCGGCTACCTCGATGTAGTAATTGATTACGTGTTTTTCGCCATCAAAGCCTACGCTTACCAGATTCCCTACACTAGCTTTGGAGCCTTTATGATTGATTACGGCTTTGTTTTCTTCTTTGCAGTGGCAGGCATCGGCATCTCATATTACCTGCTTAGGAAAAGGGGGAAACCGCTGTACTTTTTGATTCTGATTCTAAGTTTCGCGGTTCCGCTTTTCTTTGCGGAATCCTACCTTTTCGGGTTGTTTATGCCTTTCCAGTGGTTCATGTATTACGTTACTCCACCAATTGCGATTTTAGCCGCGGTTGCCATCGTATTCTGTGCCGAGAAACTTCTGGTTTACTATAGCAGTCACCGTTTGATTTTCCGCAAGATGTGGGTTCGGGCGATGGTGGTTTTGGTTGTGGTGGCGTTGGCGGCTATGCTGGTTTATCGGGGTGATGTTGTGTATGGTAAAATCATGGAGGCCAGCGTTTTTTACTCGACCAC from Candidatus Bathyarchaeota archaeon encodes:
- a CDS encoding tetrahydromethanopterin S-methyltransferase subunit H (Part of a complex that catalyzes the formation of methyl-coenzyme M and tetrahydromethanopterin from coenzyme M and methyl-tetrahydromethanopterin. This is an energy-conserving, sodium-ion translocating step. MtrH catalyzes the transfer of the methyl group from methyl-tetrahydromethanopterin to the corrinoid prosthetic group of mtrA); its protein translation is MSFKFGTEQKIYTLGKVKVGGQPGELPTFLIGSIFWLGQKMVQDANKGIFDAKAAEQIINTCQTQSDITGVPFALDIVGTTETAFEKYIDFVPQHTDAPLMLDAMSPKTRMAAANLAKKMGLTDRCLYNSVYKGVTDAELANLKESGIKMSIVLADDPKDTTLEGKMNVIVEALALAEKGGITKPLIDTAIPAFEPDMGTSVRAIPIMKEKYGHPVGLGSGNVVTTMGWVKANIAKEFRKGTVCSTNTIMQMAGANWLMIGPAEQAEWVFPAVAITDTYIASAAADLGTRPLEETHPIYKAFM
- a CDS encoding cobalamin-dependent protein (Presence of a B(12) (cobalamin)-binding domain implies dependence on cobalamin itself, in one of its several forms, or in some unusual lineages, dependence on a cobalamin-like analog.) encodes the protein MSWLKSMMEKEPPEPENPLGIIVIGNIEPDMHDTAKEAVRRSLKRAGFKTIDVGKSVAPQVFIDKVKENNANLIAISVNTVPAKNNLAKLDELLKAAGLKDKVGIIMGGAAVKKEDADALGALFGKNKEEAPELAKKAIKK